The Chryseobacterium nakagawai genome has a segment encoding these proteins:
- a CDS encoding porin family protein produces the protein MKKFLAITAIVLGLGVQAQTTTPKKESGIELIPKAGINIANQSIKNVNGEKSKTSFQAGLGVNIQTGIKNFSVQPEVNFISKGTKFKNSFGSETYNFNYLEIPVLAKYSFGPVYVNAGPSIGFLMGKNDKIKAAYGKTNSIDFGLQMGAGVAIPAGPGKVIVDGRYNLGLNNISDEKGVDVKNRGFAISLGYAIPL, from the coding sequence ATGAAAAAGTTTTTAGCAATCACAGCGATCGTATTAGGATTAGGAGTACAGGCTCAAACTACAACACCGAAAAAGGAATCAGGGATAGAATTAATTCCAAAGGCCGGAATCAATATTGCCAATCAATCTATTAAAAATGTAAATGGTGAGAAATCAAAAACATCCTTTCAGGCTGGCTTAGGAGTAAATATTCAAACAGGAATAAAAAACTTTTCTGTACAGCCTGAAGTTAACTTTATCAGCAAGGGAACAAAGTTTAAAAACAGCTTTGGAAGTGAAACGTACAACTTTAATTATTTGGAAATTCCGGTGTTAGCCAAATACAGCTTTGGTCCGGTGTATGTAAATGCAGGACCTTCTATAGGTTTCCTGATGGGAAAGAATGATAAGATAAAAGCAGCCTATGGTAAAACCAACTCAATAGATTTTGGATTACAGATGGGAGCTGGTGTAGCTATTCCCGCAGGACCCGGAAAAGTAATTGTAGATGGCAGATATAATTTAGGATTAAATAATATCTCCGATGAGAAAGGAGTAGATGTAAAAAACAGAGGTTTTGCAATTTCTTTGGGATATGCTATTCCGTTGTAA
- a CDS encoding efflux RND transporter periplasmic adaptor subunit, whose product MNYRKGYLALSLIAAAILYSCGSGNAQENAQQVQALPTDFIQVKSGNEDVATGYPGSIEGQDNVEIKAQVTGYLEAVYIKEGQYVSKGQTLFRINPSVYNEQVNTNAAALKSALAAQESAKLEVEKLKPLVEGKVVSDMQLKTAQASLKAASAQVAQAQSSLGSSKINANFTYIKAPVSGYIGRIPNRVGNLISPSDASPLTTLSNISSVNVYFSMNEADFIAHSRAAASGENTENVELILADGSTYGFKGRLENASGNFDRNTGSIQMKAVFQNPDKLLRSGGTGRVMIHNALDGVVKLPKTSVKDIQDKFFVYKLEGKDKVKMMQIEVSGSTSQDYFVKNGVNAGDKIAINRIDALANGAQVVAKVSPSK is encoded by the coding sequence ATGAACTACAGAAAAGGATATCTGGCACTTTCACTTATAGCTGCAGCAATATTGTACTCCTGCGGTTCGGGAAACGCGCAGGAAAATGCGCAGCAGGTACAGGCGCTTCCTACTGACTTTATCCAGGTGAAGTCTGGAAATGAAGATGTTGCAACAGGGTATCCCGGAAGTATAGAGGGGCAGGACAATGTAGAAATAAAAGCTCAGGTAACAGGATACCTGGAAGCTGTATACATAAAAGAAGGACAATATGTGAGCAAAGGGCAAACGCTGTTTAGAATTAATCCATCCGTATACAATGAACAGGTAAATACCAATGCAGCTGCTTTGAAATCAGCTTTAGCAGCTCAGGAATCAGCAAAACTGGAAGTTGAAAAGCTAAAACCTCTTGTAGAAGGAAAAGTAGTTTCTGATATGCAGCTGAAAACAGCGCAGGCAAGTTTAAAGGCAGCATCAGCACAAGTGGCTCAGGCACAATCTTCTTTAGGTTCTTCAAAGATCAATGCTAATTTCACATACATTAAGGCACCGGTGAGCGGTTATATAGGAAGAATCCCAAACAGGGTAGGAAACCTCATCAGCCCGTCTGATGCATCACCATTAACAACACTTTCTAACATAAGCAGTGTAAATGTTTATTTCTCAATGAATGAGGCGGACTTTATTGCTCATAGCAGAGCTGCTGCTTCAGGTGAAAACACAGAGAATGTAGAGCTTATTTTAGCAGACGGTTCTACCTATGGTTTTAAAGGAAGGTTGGAAAATGCCAGTGGGAACTTTGATAGAAATACAGGAAGTATCCAGATGAAAGCTGTGTTCCAGAATCCGGATAAACTTCTAAGATCCGGAGGAACAGGACGTGTGATGATACACAATGCATTAGATGGTGTAGTAAAGCTTCCGAAAACGTCTGTAAAAGATATTCAGGATAAGTTCTTCGTCTATAAATTAGAAGGTAAAGATAAAGTGAAAATGATGCAGATTGAAGTATCAGGAAGCACTTCTCAAGATTACTTTGTGAAAAATGGAGTGAATGCAGGAGACAAAATCGCCATCAACAGAATAGATGCTCTTGCAAATGGGGCACAGGTTGTGGCTAAAGTATCTCCTTCAAAATAA
- a CDS encoding efflux RND transporter permease subunit produces the protein MLKKIIDRPVLATVISLIIVILGIIGLNQLAVTRFPDISPPTITVSGSYPGGNSETVIRSVVTPLEEQINGVEDMSYMKSTASNDGTFTISVIFKQGVNADQAAVNVQNRVQQATPILPQEVVRMGLTTSKQQNSMVLIFNIYTEDNKQYDETFLQNFANINLIPQIKRVKGVGQAQIFGIKDYSMRIWLNPQKMASYGLEPTDVSNAIADHSLESAPGKLGEESDAALEYVIRYKGKKNKPEQYENIVVKNDGTNVIRLKDVARVEFGSINNSGDNLSNGKNAVTVAIMQTTGSNANEIEIGVNKAIDQLSKSFPPGIKYTKVMSTKERLDEATGQVKSTLIEAFILVFIVVFIFLQDFRSTIIPAIAVPVAIIGTFFFLLVLGFTINVLTLFALVLAIGIVVDDAIVVVEAVHSNMEGTDLSGRDATHKAMGEITGAVISITLVMSAVFIPIGFMSGSAGLFYKQFAYTLAIAIIISAVNALTLTPALCAVFLKNHHAEEGEKKKGFGQKFAVAFNAGFNNMTERYAKGVRFLIGRKWIAAGLVAGIIGLSAWLMTSTTKSFVPMEDDGFFIYSLSMPPGTGLTKTTEVSNKINAILKTVDAVQENTSITGFNLLSNSAGPAYAMGFVKLKPKKERGAVQDIDEIMNIVNDKLSVIKEGSVMSFRMPPVEGYGVTNDAEIVLQDRMGRDPQVLKAKADDVIGQLMQVPEVAYAYTMFRADYPQLELEVNEDKAKQLGVSIANLLGSIQTYFSGDQSQNFSRFGKFYRVNIKADGVFRMDEQAFNDIFVKNNKGEMVPANTLITLKKVYGPESVQRYNLYNSLNINVVPKPGISNGALMDKIEPTLNKLPSDYSYEWTGLSLEEKSAGNQTAVILGLCLLFVYLLLAAQYESYILPLAVMLSIPTGIVGAFLGIKAIGLDNNIYVQVGLIMLIGLLAKNAILIVEFAVQRRKTGLSIMDSALEGAKARLRPIIMTSLAFIVGMIPLMISTGGMASGNKSISVSAAIGMLSGVVLGVFIIPILYMFFQYLDEKFSSKKKYPVIQNQLTNENI, from the coding sequence ATGTTAAAAAAGATAATAGATCGTCCGGTACTGGCGACGGTAATATCCCTTATCATTGTCATTTTAGGGATCATCGGGTTAAACCAGCTGGCAGTGACCAGGTTCCCGGACATTTCTCCACCCACCATTACCGTTTCAGGGTCGTACCCAGGAGGAAACAGTGAAACGGTAATCCGTTCTGTGGTAACCCCTTTGGAAGAGCAGATCAACGGGGTAGAAGACATGAGCTACATGAAGTCTACAGCAAGTAATGACGGAACATTTACCATTTCTGTAATATTTAAGCAGGGAGTAAATGCTGATCAGGCGGCGGTAAATGTACAGAACAGAGTACAGCAGGCCACACCGATATTACCTCAGGAAGTGGTAAGAATGGGATTAACGACCTCAAAGCAACAGAATAGTATGGTATTGATTTTCAATATTTATACTGAAGATAATAAACAATATGATGAAACTTTTCTGCAGAACTTTGCCAACATCAACCTTATCCCACAGATTAAAAGGGTAAAAGGAGTAGGGCAGGCACAGATTTTTGGAATTAAAGATTATTCCATGAGAATCTGGCTGAATCCTCAGAAAATGGCATCTTATGGATTGGAACCAACAGATGTTTCCAATGCAATTGCCGATCACAGTTTAGAATCTGCTCCTGGTAAATTGGGGGAAGAATCAGATGCTGCATTGGAATATGTAATCCGATACAAAGGAAAGAAGAATAAGCCAGAACAATACGAAAATATCGTGGTTAAAAATGATGGAACCAATGTAATCAGGCTTAAAGATGTTGCCAGGGTAGAATTTGGATCCATTAATAACAGTGGAGATAACCTTTCCAATGGTAAAAATGCGGTTACCGTAGCCATTATGCAGACCACAGGGTCTAATGCCAATGAAATTGAAATAGGAGTCAATAAAGCGATTGACCAGCTTTCAAAATCCTTCCCGCCAGGTATTAAATATACCAAGGTAATGAGTACCAAGGAAAGATTGGATGAAGCAACAGGACAGGTGAAATCTACCCTGATAGAAGCATTTATCCTTGTGTTTATTGTTGTATTTATTTTCTTACAGGATTTCAGGTCTACCATTATTCCGGCGATTGCAGTTCCGGTAGCCATTATTGGTACTTTTTTCTTCCTCTTGGTATTAGGGTTTACAATTAACGTATTGACATTGTTCGCTCTTGTACTGGCGATCGGTATTGTCGTCGATGATGCAATTGTCGTTGTAGAGGCGGTTCATAGTAATATGGAAGGGACAGACCTTTCAGGAAGAGATGCTACACACAAAGCGATGGGTGAAATTACAGGCGCTGTTATTTCCATTACATTGGTGATGTCTGCAGTGTTTATTCCCATTGGGTTTATGTCTGGTTCTGCCGGGTTATTCTATAAGCAGTTTGCTTATACATTAGCCATAGCAATTATTATTTCTGCGGTAAACGCTCTTACTTTAACGCCTGCTTTATGTGCGGTATTTTTGAAAAATCACCATGCAGAAGAAGGCGAAAAGAAAAAAGGCTTCGGACAAAAATTCGCCGTTGCTTTTAATGCAGGCTTCAATAATATGACAGAACGTTATGCAAAAGGTGTAAGATTTTTAATTGGTCGTAAATGGATTGCAGCAGGATTAGTGGCTGGAATTATAGGGCTTTCAGCATGGTTGATGACGAGTACTACCAAGAGTTTTGTTCCAATGGAAGATGACGGATTCTTTATTTATTCATTGAGTATGCCTCCGGGAACCGGATTGACAAAAACTACAGAAGTTTCCAATAAGATCAATGCCATTTTAAAAACGGTAGATGCCGTTCAGGAAAATACTTCCATTACAGGATTTAACTTGTTAAGTAACAGCGCCGGACCAGCTTATGCCATGGGGTTTGTGAAATTAAAACCTAAGAAAGAAAGGGGAGCCGTTCAGGATATTGATGAAATCATGAATATCGTTAATGATAAGCTGTCTGTTATCAAAGAAGGAAGTGTAATGAGCTTCAGAATGCCTCCGGTTGAAGGATATGGAGTAACGAATGATGCAGAGATCGTTCTTCAGGACCGTATGGGTAGAGACCCACAGGTTCTTAAGGCAAAAGCAGATGATGTGATCGGACAATTGATGCAGGTACCGGAAGTAGCTTATGCCTACACGATGTTCAGAGCAGATTATCCACAGCTTGAGCTTGAAGTAAACGAAGATAAAGCCAAACAGTTAGGAGTAAGTATCGCTAATTTATTAGGATCTATTCAGACGTATTTCTCAGGAGATCAGTCTCAGAACTTCTCAAGATTTGGAAAATTTTACAGAGTAAATATCAAGGCTGATGGTGTTTTTAGAATGGATGAACAGGCGTTTAATGATATTTTCGTGAAAAATAATAAAGGAGAAATGGTTCCTGCCAATACCTTAATCACCTTGAAAAAAGTATATGGTCCGGAATCCGTTCAACGATATAATCTTTATAATTCATTGAACATTAATGTGGTCCCAAAACCAGGGATCAGTAACGGAGCTTTGATGGATAAAATTGAACCAACCTTGAATAAACTTCCTTCTGATTATAGTTATGAATGGACCGGATTAAGTTTAGAAGAAAAATCAGCAGGAAACCAGACGGCTGTAATCCTCGGATTATGTTTACTGTTCGTATATCTGCTTCTTGCAGCACAATATGAAAGTTACATCCTTCCATTGGCAGTAATGCTTTCTATCCCAACGGGAATTGTAGGAGCATTCCTGGGAATCAAAGCTATTGGATTGGATAATAATATCTATGTACAGGTAGGATTGATTATGCTTATCGGATTGCTGGCTAAAAATGCAATTCTTATTGTGGAGTTCGCTGTCCAGAGGAGAAAAACGGGGCTTTCCATTATGGATTCTGCATTGGAAGGAGCGAAGGCAAGATTACGCCCGATCATTATGACATCATTAGCCTTTATTGTGGGAATGATTCCATTAATGATCTCTACAGGAGGAATGGCTTCAGGAAATAAATCTATCAGTGTGAGTGCGGCTATAGGAATGCTGAGTGGAGTGGTGTTAGGAGTATTTATAATTCCTATCCTGTATATGTTTTTCCAATATCTTGATGAGAAATTTTCATCTAAAAAGAAGTATCCCGTAATCCAAAATCAATTGACAAATGAGAATATTTAA
- a CDS encoding efflux transporter outer membrane subunit, whose protein sequence is MRIFNIKNFLISGAMVAVLVSCTVGKPYARTELQVPESYKESVQVTGDTVVLPWKTFFKDPKLIGLIDKALTRNNEVNVALKNIEQLDLMYKQAKLSLLPTLDLNAGANRSWASKNTLNGSLNEQFVGTTHMDDFSANLRLSWEVDIWGKAKMQKESAAAEYFAQKENLNAVKSRIIVQVAQAYYNLISLDEQMKIAEQNIELSNNTLKMMDLQFKAGQINSLAVQQSEAQKKTAELLIPLAKQNISIQENALSILCGEYPAKIERSGDLKMMIPGNKLSEGLPAQLLSRRPDLKMAEFNVISLNSKTGLAKAAMYPSISLSPQIGVNSNKFSSWFDIPGSITKAIAANLAAPIFQKKQLKTAYETALIEQEKAAINFKQSVMTAVGEVSDAMAKSQGTSERLQLLEQRTAILDKGIGDALKLYKSGMATYLEVITAQNNKLQNDLEAINVTLERLNAEVDLYRALGGGVE, encoded by the coding sequence ATGAGAATATTTAATATAAAGAATTTCCTTATTTCAGGCGCAATGGTAGCGGTACTGGTGTCCTGCACTGTAGGAAAACCTTATGCAAGAACAGAGCTTCAGGTGCCGGAATCCTACAAAGAATCTGTGCAGGTAACAGGAGATACTGTAGTGCTACCGTGGAAAACGTTCTTCAAAGATCCTAAACTGATTGGGTTAATAGATAAAGCTTTAACAAGAAATAATGAAGTAAACGTTGCGCTGAAAAATATAGAACAACTTGACCTGATGTATAAGCAAGCGAAGTTATCTCTTCTTCCAACATTGGATCTCAATGCCGGAGCCAACAGAAGCTGGGCTTCTAAAAATACGCTTAACGGATCGCTTAATGAGCAGTTTGTAGGAACAACGCACATGGATGATTTCAGTGCCAATCTGAGACTTTCATGGGAGGTTGATATCTGGGGAAAAGCGAAAATGCAGAAAGAATCGGCGGCAGCGGAATATTTTGCTCAAAAAGAAAATTTAAATGCTGTAAAAAGCAGAATTATTGTTCAGGTGGCCCAGGCGTATTATAATCTGATAAGTTTGGATGAGCAGATGAAAATCGCGGAGCAGAATATTGAACTAAGTAATAATACCCTGAAAATGATGGATCTTCAGTTTAAGGCAGGACAGATCAACTCATTAGCGGTACAGCAATCAGAAGCGCAGAAGAAAACAGCAGAACTTTTGATTCCTTTAGCCAAACAGAATATATCCATTCAGGAGAATGCTTTGAGTATTCTTTGTGGAGAGTATCCAGCGAAGATTGAAAGATCAGGAGATTTGAAAATGATGATCCCGGGAAATAAACTTTCAGAAGGACTTCCAGCACAACTATTAAGCCGCAGACCGGATCTTAAGATGGCTGAATTTAATGTGATAAGCCTGAATTCAAAAACAGGATTGGCAAAAGCAGCGATGTACCCAAGCATTAGTTTGAGCCCACAGATTGGAGTAAACTCAAATAAATTCAGTTCATGGTTTGATATTCCGGGTTCTATTACTAAAGCAATTGCGGCGAACCTGGCAGCACCAATTTTTCAGAAAAAACAACTGAAAACAGCTTATGAAACGGCATTAATTGAACAGGAAAAAGCAGCAATCAACTTTAAACAGTCAGTAATGACGGCTGTTGGAGAAGTTTCTGATGCCATGGCGAAATCCCAGGGTACTTCAGAAAGATTACAGCTTTTAGAACAGAGAACAGCCATTTTAGATAAAGGAATCGGCGATGCGCTGAAGCTGTATAAAAGCGGAATGGCAACCTATCTTGAAGTGATTACAGCTCAGAATAATAAGCTTCAGAACGATCTGGAAGCGATCAACGTAACGTTGGAAAGATTAAATGCTGAGGTAGATCTATACCGTGCCCTAGGTGGTGGTGTAGAGTAA
- a CDS encoding DUF4840 domain-containing protein — MKKFTVTQFLTAILIVLTGFSLYSCSVDGPEIRPVKLEDVNGNYKGRLITIQGDSKSEKIKNFKAKKDTIMFSEFPVDEIVKTVVKDPLKAEAAIKAVGKVKYDIKYTASINAGNNVIELSLSPKPLMILIPVDGVNKKAEVVLNAKQKGFYVGMDGSLRFALTAEKITVDGTVLAPYEAINYNFPFCVKY, encoded by the coding sequence ATGAAAAAATTTACAGTAACTCAATTTTTAACAGCTATTTTAATCGTATTAACAGGGTTTTCTTTGTATTCATGCAGTGTTGATGGTCCGGAAATAAGACCCGTAAAACTGGAAGATGTGAATGGAAATTATAAAGGAAGACTTATTACCATACAAGGAGATAGCAAGTCAGAAAAAATAAAAAATTTTAAAGCAAAAAAAGATACGATTATGTTTTCAGAATTTCCGGTGGATGAAATTGTGAAAACAGTGGTGAAAGATCCGTTAAAAGCAGAAGCAGCGATTAAAGCAGTAGGAAAGGTAAAATATGATATTAAATATACAGCGTCTATAAATGCAGGCAATAATGTGATTGAATTATCCTTGAGTCCTAAACCATTGATGATTCTGATTCCTGTAGATGGAGTGAACAAAAAGGCAGAAGTGGTATTGAATGCAAAGCAGAAAGGGTTTTATGTGGGAATGGATGGCTCACTGCGATTTGCTTTAACAGCAGAGAAAATTACCGTAGACGGTACAGTACTTGCCCCTTATGAAGCTATTAATTATAATTTTCCGTTCTGTGTAAAATATTAA
- a CDS encoding RNA polymerase sigma factor, whose protein sequence is MGESKEQMLVNRLLQKEETAWKELFGAYSGNLSYVCSRYITEKEDVHDVLQNSFIKMFRSIESFEYRGDGSLRAWITRITVNESLKHIRQKGDFKSSVEVEELPDLPNEEEPDFEEIPKEDIMKLIHSLPDGYRTVFNLYVFEKKSHKEIALLLGIAENSSASQFHRAKGLLVQKVKEFKMSKKAQYE, encoded by the coding sequence ATGGGAGAAAGTAAAGAACAGATGTTGGTAAACCGCCTTCTGCAGAAGGAGGAAACCGCCTGGAAGGAGCTTTTTGGAGCTTATTCAGGTAATCTGTCCTATGTGTGCTCCCGGTATATAACAGAAAAAGAAGATGTGCATGATGTCCTTCAGAACAGTTTTATCAAAATGTTTCGCTCCATAGAGTCATTTGAATATAGAGGTGATGGTTCTCTTAGAGCATGGATTACCCGTATTACCGTAAATGAATCTCTGAAGCATATCAGGCAGAAAGGAGACTTTAAATCTTCCGTTGAAGTAGAGGAGCTTCCTGATCTTCCCAATGAAGAAGAACCTGATTTTGAGGAAATTCCGAAAGAAGATATTATGAAGTTAATTCATTCTCTTCCAGATGGATATAGAACTGTTTTCAACCTATACGTGTTTGAAAAGAAAAGTCATAAGGAAATTGCATTGTTGCTGGGAATTGCAGAAAACTCTTCAGCATCACAGTTTCACCGTGCAAAAGGGCTGTTGGTTCAGAAAGTAAAGGAATTTAAAATGTCAAAAAAAGCACAATATGAATAA
- a CDS encoding porin family protein, producing MNNEWLNNLRSRMENHEEEVPEGLWDDIKDELFSGEEENKLVTGIIPATDTENEEKKTDRGGVGSTIWLYRIGSVAAAAVLIFMMIKMWPEENQKKLTQNSSDPDKGTDRKLPLKNEQQQENIKIEEKSKADFSIAQNDFNTIDSPVKNIKYTKAEEKEKRSAENQGNNQVIIKIPVTKESVSIYDNKPQEMPLANDKLENKEAEKEINKVENELSEKYADNAKVKNIKARSERKWMLSMLTGNASSNSAEQQFHGYASVSGKPMNFEQVWSASEYVDDPLTQILLANQSKPVEARIKHKVPVTFGLSVYYNLGKRWGIGTGLNYTKLASELHSGSNDNYIKGEQKVHYLGIPVQVNYNVIQKGRFTGYITGGALVEKPIAGSITTSYVVHDEVKETSKENLDHKPLSFSVNTAVGLQVKVVNRLGIYAEPGIGYHFKDENSPNTIYKEKPLHFNVKFGIRLLID from the coding sequence ATGAATAACGAATGGCTCAATAACCTGCGAAGCAGAATGGAGAACCATGAAGAAGAGGTTCCGGAAGGATTGTGGGATGACATCAAGGATGAATTGTTCTCAGGAGAAGAGGAAAATAAGCTGGTGACAGGAATTATTCCTGCAACCGACACTGAAAATGAAGAAAAGAAGACCGATAGAGGAGGTGTTGGAAGTACAATCTGGCTTTATCGTATCGGAAGTGTAGCTGCAGCAGCTGTTCTGATTTTTATGATGATAAAGATGTGGCCGGAAGAAAATCAAAAAAAACTTACACAAAATTCGTCAGATCCTGATAAAGGAACAGATAGAAAGCTGCCTTTGAAAAATGAACAACAGCAGGAGAATATAAAGATTGAGGAGAAATCAAAGGCGGATTTTTCTATAGCACAAAATGATTTTAATACAATAGATTCTCCTGTCAAAAATATAAAATACACAAAGGCTGAAGAGAAAGAGAAAAGAAGCGCTGAAAATCAAGGAAATAATCAGGTTATTATCAAAATACCTGTAACAAAGGAATCAGTATCCATTTATGATAATAAACCGCAGGAAATGCCTCTGGCGAATGATAAACTAGAGAATAAAGAGGCTGAAAAAGAGATAAATAAGGTGGAAAATGAGCTATCTGAAAAATATGCAGATAATGCTAAAGTGAAGAATATAAAGGCTCGTTCTGAGAGGAAATGGATGCTCAGTATGCTTACAGGAAATGCCTCCTCCAATTCTGCAGAGCAGCAGTTTCATGGTTATGCTTCTGTCAGCGGAAAACCAATGAATTTTGAGCAGGTATGGAGCGCTTCCGAGTATGTAGATGATCCTTTGACACAAATACTATTGGCCAACCAAAGTAAGCCGGTAGAAGCCAGGATCAAACATAAAGTTCCGGTAACATTCGGGCTATCGGTGTATTATAATCTGGGAAAAAGATGGGGAATTGGGACAGGTTTGAATTATACCAAACTGGCTTCAGAACTTCATTCAGGAAGCAATGATAATTATATTAAAGGAGAGCAGAAAGTTCACTATCTCGGAATTCCTGTTCAGGTTAATTATAATGTTATTCAGAAAGGAAGGTTTACAGGGTATATTACAGGAGGTGCACTGGTAGAAAAACCAATAGCAGGGAGTATTACAACAAGTTATGTAGTACATGATGAGGTAAAGGAGACTTCTAAGGAAAATCTGGATCATAAACCGCTGTCATTTTCAGTGAATACGGCAGTAGGGCTCCAGGTGAAAGTGGTTAATAGACTAGGAATTTATGCGGAGCCGGGGATTGGTTATCATTTCAAAGATGAGAATTCTCCCAACACCATTTATAAAGAAAAACCCCTGCATTTTAATGTGAAATTCGGGATCAGATTGTTGATTGATTAA
- a CDS encoding T9SS type A sorting domain-containing protein, which yields MKTKLIFLTFLLFNLLIVKAQCNPTITSPRLGAIFADKILFCESEDEILSTTQTYSSYQWYKQEWTWQSPNNNPWEVIPGATSQQLTINGNDQLYYFKVKVTQGDCIEESPAVMADGYVYGLPAMMSTFVPGTYEIVDGGIAHVCNEAPVKFDDVFPLVYGPHTWFKCVPTTTAPFTGDPCVIPNQTGDSYTTSEPGEYGFYACTEYCPNQCQMLDPFAFVKLEYGNWEFCGKLGTGEVKPKENKLNIYPNPTAQFLYIGKESEEYKEINIMDMSGKLILKKNDHQYRQAIDVSHLVPGNYIIVSKSSKGEVYRNKFIKK from the coding sequence ATGAAAACAAAACTGATTTTTTTAACATTTTTATTATTTAACCTTCTGATTGTAAAGGCGCAGTGTAACCCTACTATTACCAGTCCAAGGCTGGGGGCTATCTTTGCAGATAAAATCCTGTTTTGTGAAAGTGAAGATGAAATTCTTTCTACTACACAGACGTACTCTTCTTATCAGTGGTACAAACAGGAATGGACCTGGCAAAGTCCTAATAATAATCCTTGGGAGGTCATTCCCGGAGCTACATCACAGCAGTTAACGATCAATGGGAATGATCAATTGTATTATTTTAAAGTAAAAGTTACACAAGGAGATTGTATTGAAGAAAGTCCTGCAGTAATGGCAGATGGGTATGTTTATGGTCTTCCTGCCATGATGTCTACCTTTGTTCCCGGAACTTATGAGATTGTAGATGGTGGAATAGCCCATGTATGCAATGAAGCTCCTGTAAAGTTTGATGATGTATTTCCTTTAGTGTATGGCCCTCATACATGGTTCAAATGTGTTCCGACAACTACGGCCCCATTTACCGGAGATCCTTGTGTAATTCCTAATCAGACCGGGGATAGCTATACCACTTCTGAACCTGGAGAATATGGTTTCTATGCCTGTACAGAATATTGTCCCAATCAATGCCAAATGTTAGATCCTTTTGCCTTTGTAAAATTAGAATATGGTAATTGGGAGTTCTGTGGAAAATTAGGAACAGGAGAAGTAAAACCTAAAGAAAATAAATTAAATATATACCCCAATCCTACAGCACAGTTCCTTTATATTGGCAAAGAATCAGAAGAATATAAAGAGATTAACATTATGGATATGTCCGGGAAACTGATTTTGAAGAAAAATGACCATCAATACAGACAAGCCATTGATGTAAGCCATTTGGTTCCCGGAAATTATATCATCGTTTCTAAAAGTAGTAAAGGAGAAGTTTATAGAAATAAATTCATAAAAAAATAA